The genomic stretch CGCCAGGGGCGTGGCCTCGAAGATGGCGTCGTCGAGCAGCTCGAGGTCGGGCGCCTCGGGTTCGCCGCGGTCGAGCGGGATGCCCAGATGCTCGGGCACCCGTTGCAGGACGGGGTGCAGGGCCGGCTCGGCACGGCTCAGCCAGTAGTACGCCCCGCCCAGCTCACTGTTGTGCAGCGACGCGACCAGGGCCGGCCGGTGCGCGTCGATCAGCCGCATCAGCGCCTGCGTCTCGGGGATCGGCTCGTCGAAGTACGCGTCCCCGTGGTTCACCGGGAAGGTCCACTCGACCTGGTCGCGGCCGGCCGGGCGATAGAAGTGCCGGGCGTAGTGGCTGCGGGTGAACGGCCCGCGCAGCCAGCCCTCGTTGAGCCGCAGCCCGTCCGGGTCGGCGCAGTCCACGATCCGCCACCGGTGCCCGAGCCGGGCCCTCAGCTCACGGTCGGCGCAAAGGCGTTCGGCCAGGTGCAGCGCGGTGAGCCCGCCGATCGGCTCGTTGGGATGCGGCAGGCCGAAGGCGAGGGCCTCAGGCGCGTCCGGGGCGTCGGCGTCGATGGTCAGACACCAGAGCGGGTTGCCCTGCCGGGAACTGCCGCACCGGCGCAACGACGCGACGCCGGGGTGACGATCCGCGATCCGCCGCAGTCCGGCGTGCAGTTCGTCGACCCCGGCGAAGGCGTCGTACGCCGGCACGGTGTCGATCTCGGCCAGGAGCCAGGCGGGAAGGGTGTCCATCCCGCCATCCTGCCCGCTATTCCTTGGTTCCCGCTGCTCTGACCGGCGGGATCCGGAGCAGACGGCTCACCGGCAGGACCGTCGTGACCAGGGCAAGCACGATCGCGCCGCCCAGCACGACCACCCCGCCCATCGGTGGCACGTAGGGCACCAGCGTTCCGGTCAGGGCCCGGACCACGGCCGTCAGCGTCAGCGCGGCGATCACCACACCGACCGTCAGCGCGGCCCCGAGCAGACCCACCTGCTCGGCGTTGACCATCCGCCGCACCTGGCGCGGGGTGACCCCGGCCAGCCGCAGCACCGCCAGTTCCCGGCCGCGGGCCAGGGCCGCCATCACCATCGTGTTGCCGGCCGCGAGCGCCGCGTACGCCACCATCACCGTGATCAGCATCTTGTTGAGCCAGGCGCTGATGGCCATGTCACGCCCGAGCTGCCCGGTGAGGTCGTCGGTCGTACGCACCTGCCCCAGGGCCGCGAGAGCCTGGTCGGCGCTTCCGTCGGTGCGCACCAGAATCTCGTCGTACGGGCCGGACACGTACGGCAGCAGCACATCGCCGAAGCCCAGCCCGCGGTCGTAGACGGCGACCACCTTGCGCTTGACCGGGGTGCCGTCGCCCAGCCACATCTCGGCCTCGTCACCGACCTTCCAGCCCGCCGACGACGAGACAGCGATCGTGTCGCCGGTCAGCGCGGACAGGCTGCCCTCCCGTACGCCCAGGTCCATCGTGGACGACAGTTGGGCCGGCTCGACGGCTCGGGCCTCGGCCTGCTCGGCCCCGTCGAAGACCCGCACCACGATCGACGTGTGCTGCACACCCGTCACGGCCCGCACTCCGGCAATCCCCCGTACGCGGTCGGCCGTCGACGCCGGCAAACCCTCGGGCGCCGCCACGACCCGATCGGCCAGCATGCCCTCCCGGCTCTGCGTGACAGTCTGCCGCTCCAGGTTGTCCTGCAGGAACCAGACCGAGCCGCCGAACCCGACCGACAGCACGAGCGCGCTCAGCACGGCGGCCATGCCCCGGGCGTTGGCCCGCAGGTTGGCCACGGCCAGATCGCCCGAGACTCCCCAGACCTTCCGCAGGACGGGCGCGACCACCCGGGCGGCGTACGTGTTGATCCACGGGGCCAGCAGCGCGACCGCGATCACGTACAGGTAGAGCATGCCGAGCGCGGCGGCCACCGCGGTCATGCCCGAGGTGCCCGCGGCGAAGAACGTGGCCATGCCGGCCGCGGCCAACGTGAGCAGCCCGGACGCACCCCGGACACGGCCACCGTGGGCGGGCTCGACGGCGATCTCACCCAGCGCCTCGGCCGGGCGGATGCGGGCGACCCGGCGGGCCGCGATCCGGGCGGCGCCCACGGCGATCAGCAGGGTGATCAGGGTGCCGAAAACGGCCGCGGTAGCGGGGTTGGTGACCGGGAAGCTCTCCGGCAGGAACCCGCGGGCGATCAACTGGTCGTGCACCCAGGCGGTCGACCACAGCCCGGCGGGGATGCCGATCGCGGCCGAGGCCAGAGCGACCACCGCCGCCTCGGCGACCACCAGCGCACGCACCTGACGCGGGGTGGCGGCGACGGCTCGCAACAGGGCCAGGTCACGCCGGCGGTGCCGGACGGAGAGGCCAACGGTGCCGGCCACCACGAAGACGATCAGCAGCACCACGTACCCGCCGAACGCGCCGCCCACCTCCAGCAGCAGCGAACGGGCCTCGATCGAGGCGGACCCCTCGGCCCAGCCCCGTTCCTTCCCCGCGTACGCCTCGACCCCGGCCTCCTCGGCAAGGCCCTCGATGGTCTTGACGGCGTCGGGGGAAGCCTTGATCGCGATGGCCTGAGCGTCGGCCTGGACGTCGGTCACCCCGGGAACGGCGCGGATCCGGTCGGCGAGCGCGGGCGGCACCTTGCCCTCGGGCAGCGGCACCTTCGTGACGCTGACCTCGCCGAACTCCTTCGTGGACACTTCGATGTAGCGGTGGGCGACCACGACGTCGGCCGCCGCATAGCGCTGCGGCTCGGGCTGGTACCGCAGGCCCGACTCGACGAACACGGCCAGGGTCATCAGGATCATCACGCCGCCGGCCAGGGCGACCAGGGTGGCAATCGACGTGCCGGGGCGCTGCCGCAGCAGGCGCAGGGCGAGCTTGAACATGGGGGTCGGTCCTCTCACCTGGTCACGAGCAGTTCGGCGATCTTTTCCGCGCCCAGCTGGGGCAGGTCGCGGACGATCCGGCCGTCGGCCAGCACGAGCACCCGGTCGGCGTACGAGGCGGCGACCGGGTCGTGCGTCACCATCACCACGGTCTGGCCGAACTCGTCGACCATCGAGCGCAGCAGGGCCAGCACCTCACCCGCGGTCTCGGTGTCCAGCGCGCCGGTCGGCTCGTCGGCGAAGACCACGTCGGGGCGTACGGAGAGGGCGCGGGCGATCGCGACGCGCTGCTGCTGACCGCCGGAGAGCTGGGCCGGGCGGTGCGAGAGCCGCTGGGTCAGGCCGACCCGCTCGACCACGCTCGCCACCCACTGCCGATCGGGCCGCACCCCGGACAGCCTCGAGGGCAGCAGGATGTTCTCCTCGACGGTGAGCGCGCCGATCAGGTTGAACGCCTGAAAGACGAAGCCGATGCGGTCCCGCCGCAGCTCGGTCAGCCGGGTCTCGGAGAGCTGCGACAACTCGGTGTCGCCGACCCAGACCCGGCCCCCGGTGGGACGGTCGAGCCCGGCCGCGGTCTGCAGCAGCGTGCTCTTGCCGGAACCGGACGGGCCCATCACGGCGGTGAACGTGCCGCGGGCGAACTCGGCGTCCACCCCGGCCAGGGCGACGACCCGCTGGCCGTCGGTGGCGTACGTGCGGGTGAGTCCCTCGACCCGGACCGCGACCATGTCGTTCATGACTGCGCCTCTCGGTGTGTTAGCTCGTTGGCTGACACCGGAAACGCTATTTCGCGCAGTGGTCAAGATCGATGAAGCCTGCGGGCCTCTTCGCGGTACAGCTGGCTATACCTCCAGGTAGCGCAGCACCGCTGTCACCCGGCGGTCGGCCCGGTCACTCGGCGCCAGGTCGAGCTTGGCGAAGATGCTGCGGATGTGTTTGTGCACGGCGCCCTCGGTGACGACCAGGCGTTCGGCGATCGCCGTGTTGCCCAGCCCCTCGGCCATCAGCGCGAGCACGTCCCGCTCGCGGGGGCTGAGCCGGTCGAGGCCGTTGTCGGCGCGGTTGCGCGAGAGCAGGAGGCCCACCACCTCGGGGTCGACGGCCGTGCCGCCCTCGGCCACGCGGTGCAGCGCCTCCAGGAACTCCTCGACCCGGCCCACCCGCTCCTTGAGCAGATAGCCGAGCCCCGCCGCGCCGCCGCTGAGCAGGTCGGTGGCAAAAGCCTGTTCCACGTACGCCGAGAGCACGAGCACGGCCAGGCCAGGCAACCGCCTGCGCGCCTCCACCGCGGCAACGATCCCCTCATCGGTGTGCGTGGGCGGCATCCGCACGTCGACGATCGCCACGTCCGGTTTGTGCTCGTCGACGGCTGCCAGGAACGCGGCCGGGCCGTCGGTGGTGGCGACCACGTCGATCCCCTCGGCCCGCAGCAGCAACGCCAGGCCCTCCCGCAGCAGCGCGTCGTCCTCGGCGATCACGATCCGCACGGCAGCTCCACTCGCATGGTCGTCGGCCCACCGGCCGGGCTGGTCAAGGTCAAGTTCCCGTCGTACGCCTCGACGCGGCGCCGGATCCCGACGATCCCCGACCCGCCGTGCTCGTCGGCGCCGCCACGGCCGTTGTCCTCGATCGTCACCTCGAGCCGGTCACCGTCGAGGCGCGCGGTGACCGAGGCCGTGGTCGCGCCGCTGTGCTTGTTGATGTTCGTGAGCGCCTCGGCCACCACGAAGTAGGCCGTCGCCTCGACCGAGGCCGCGCAGCGGCGGGGCAGCCGGACGTCGAGCCGGCACGGCACCCCCGAGTCCCCGGCCAGGCCGGCCAGGGCGCCGTCGAGCCCACGGCCGTCGAGCACCGGCGGGAGG from Paractinoplanes brasiliensis encodes the following:
- a CDS encoding M14 family zinc carboxypeptidase, which gives rise to MDTLPAWLLAEIDTVPAYDAFAGVDELHAGLRRIADRHPGVASLRRCGSSRQGNPLWCLTIDADAPDAPEALAFGLPHPNEPIGGLTALHLAERLCADRELRARLGHRWRIVDCADPDGLRLNEGWLRGPFTRSHYARHFYRPAGRDQVEWTFPVNHGDAYFDEPIPETQALMRLIDAHRPALVASLHNSELGGAYYWLSRAEPALHPVLQRVPEHLGIPLDRGEPEAPDLELLDDAIFEATPLATVYERTMARRQPWIFEGGSTTWYAERWGALVLVSELPYWLDPRAGDTAEAGVTYAEALAANAVALADLGELLTRTLASVENHLIAPASPFWRAARFYATVVEAAGQERLARSKDPASERPATVAEASSLELNIHEWRLRYGGILFRALRGEAAVGNVRASVRSALAEVEQRYAAWLAEDARVAELDPIEIRRLVGVQYAATVAAAAHLAGRLQL
- a CDS encoding FtsX-like permease family protein; translation: MFKLALRLLRQRPGTSIATLVALAGGVMILMTLAVFVESGLRYQPEPQRYAAADVVVAHRYIEVSTKEFGEVSVTKVPLPEGKVPPALADRIRAVPGVTDVQADAQAIAIKASPDAVKTIEGLAEEAGVEAYAGKERGWAEGSASIEARSLLLEVGGAFGGYVVLLIVFVVAGTVGLSVRHRRRDLALLRAVAATPRQVRALVVAEAAVVALASAAIGIPAGLWSTAWVHDQLIARGFLPESFPVTNPATAAVFGTLITLLIAVGAARIAARRVARIRPAEALGEIAVEPAHGGRVRGASGLLTLAAAGMATFFAAGTSGMTAVAAALGMLYLYVIAVALLAPWINTYAARVVAPVLRKVWGVSGDLAVANLRANARGMAAVLSALVLSVGFGGSVWFLQDNLERQTVTQSREGMLADRVVAAPEGLPASTADRVRGIAGVRAVTGVQHTSIVVRVFDGAEQAEARAVEPAQLSSTMDLGVREGSLSALTGDTIAVSSSAGWKVGDEAEMWLGDGTPVKRKVVAVYDRGLGFGDVLLPYVSGPYDEILVRTDGSADQALAALGQVRTTDDLTGQLGRDMAISAWLNKMLITVMVAYAALAAGNTMVMAALARGRELAVLRLAGVTPRQVRRMVNAEQVGLLGAALTVGVVIAALTLTAVVRALTGTLVPYVPPMGGVVVLGGAIVLALVTTVLPVSRLLRIPPVRAAGTKE
- a CDS encoding ABC transporter ATP-binding protein, yielding MVAVRVEGLTRTYATDGQRVVALAGVDAEFARGTFTAVMGPSGSGKSTLLQTAAGLDRPTGGRVWVGDTELSQLSETRLTELRRDRIGFVFQAFNLIGALTVEENILLPSRLSGVRPDRQWVASVVERVGLTQRLSHRPAQLSGGQQQRVAIARALSVRPDVVFADEPTGALDTETAGEVLALLRSMVDEFGQTVVMVTHDPVAASYADRVLVLADGRIVRDLPQLGAEKIAELLVTR
- a CDS encoding response regulator, whose product is MRIVIAEDDALLREGLALLLRAEGIDVVATTDGPAAFLAAVDEHKPDVAIVDVRMPPTHTDEGIVAAVEARRRLPGLAVLVLSAYVEQAFATDLLSGGAAGLGYLLKERVGRVEEFLEALHRVAEGGTAVDPEVVGLLLSRNRADNGLDRLSPRERDVLALMAEGLGNTAIAERLVVTEGAVHKHIRSIFAKLDLAPSDRADRRVTAVLRYLEV